In the genome of Pempheris klunzingeri isolate RE-2024b chromosome 3, fPemKlu1.hap1, whole genome shotgun sequence, one region contains:
- the LOC139224640 gene encoding histone H2B 1/2, translating to MPEPAKAAPKKGSKKAVSKATKTGKKKRKTRKESYAIYVYKVLKQVHPDTGISSKAMLIMNSFVSDIFERIAGEASRLAHYNKRSTITSREIQTAVRLLLPGELAKHAVSEGTKAVTKYTSSK from the coding sequence ATGCCTGAACCCGCCAAGGCTGCACCCAAGAAGGGCTCCAAGAAGGCCGTGTCTAAGGCCACCAAGACcggcaagaagaagaggaagaccagGAAGGAGAGCTACGCCATCTACGTGTACAAGGTCCTCAAGCAGGTCCACCCCGACACCGGCATCTCGTCCAAGGCCATGCTGATCATGAACTCGTTCGTCAGCGACATCTTTGAGCGCATCGCCGGTGAGGCCTCCCGTCTGGCTCACTACAACAAGcgctccaccatcacctccagggaGATCCAGACCGCCGTCCGCCTGCTGCTGCCCGGTGAGCTGGCCAAGCACGCCGTGTCCGAGGGCACCAAGGCTGTCACCAAGTACACCAGCTCCAAGTAA
- the LOC139224544 gene encoding histone H2A-like gives MSGRGKTGGKARAKAKTRSSRAGLQFPVGRVHRLLRKGNYAERVGAGAPVYLAAVLEYLTAEILELAGNAARDNKKTRIIPRHLQLAVRNDEELNKLLGGVTIAQGGVLPNIQAVLLPKKTEKPAKK, from the coding sequence ATGAGTGGACGCGGTAAAACCGGCGGAAAAGCCCGAGCAAAGGCAAAGACCCGCTCCTCCCGTGCCGGGCTCCAGTTCCCAGTCGGCCGCGTTCACAGGCTGCTGCGCAAAGGCAACTATGCGGAGCGTGTGGGTGCCGGAGCCCCCGTCTACCTGGCGGCTGTGCTGGAGTACCTGACCGCTGAGATCCTGGAGCTGGCTGGAAACGCCGCCCGCGACAACAAGAAGACCCGGATCATCCCCCGTCACCTGCAGCTGGCCGTCCGCAACGACGAGGAGCTCAACAAGCTGCTGGGCGGAGTGACCATCGCTCAGGGCGGCGTGCTGCCCAACATCCAGGCGGTCCTGCTGCCCAAGAAGACCGAGAAGCCCGCCAAGAAGTAA
- the LOC139224350 gene encoding histone H3 gives MARTKQTARKSTGGKAPRKQLATKAARKSAPATGGVKKPHRYRPGTVALREIRRYQKSTELLIRKLPFQRLVREIAQDFKTDLRFQSSAVMALQEASEAYLVGLFEDTNLCAIHAKRVTIMPKDIQLARRIRGERA, from the coding sequence ATGGCAAGAACCAAGCAGACCGCTCGCAAGTCCACCGGAGGCAAAGCCCCCAGGAAGCAGCTGGCCACCAAGGCCGCCCGCAAGAGCGCCCCGGCCACCGGCGGCGTCAAGAAGCCCCACCGTTACAGGCCCGGTACCGTGGCTCTGAGAGAGATCCGTCGCTACCAGAAATCCACCGAGCTGCTCATCCGCAAGCTGCCCTTCCAGCGCCTGGTCCGTGAGATCGCTCAGGACTTCAAGACCGACCTGCGCTTCCAGAGCTCCGCCGTCATGGCTCTGCAGGAGGCCAGCGAGGCTTACCTGGTCGGCCTCTTCGAGGACACCAACCTGTGCGCCATCCACGCCAAGAGGGTCACCATCATGCCCAAGGACATCCAGCTGGCCCGCCGCATCCGCGGAGAGAGAGCTtag